One window from the genome of Candidatus Methylomirabilota bacterium encodes:
- a CDS encoding 2-oxo acid dehydrogenase subunit E2 codes for MPTNVIMPALELAQETGKVLRWMKAPGDTVRKGEPIVEIETDKVTVEIEAPATGILRDVTAREGDIVPVGHTIAIIAAPTDSAAPSSLSPPGSAPSSLSPQGSAISSLSPQGRGQGEGPSGQGSDGRVKASPLARKVAEEHGVDLARIKTATGKIEKADVIAYVEGQKAVATAGNGRGGRLVAASPKARRLAAERGIDLRGLTGSGPGGAVIAVDVPLTLPSPQGGEGVAERVRVAPQVAAGERVGTVWRIMAERMTASWTSAPHFYLVREVNVARLRSWLETARKQTGARITYTDLLVKLVGATLAQHPRVNVSWKDGALERHAEINVGLAVALEDGLVVPVIHRADTLGLQDIAARREELVTRAQAGKLRPADIQGGVFTISNLGMYGVDAFSAIVNPPQAAILAVGRIADRVVPVNGQPAVQPTMVLTLSCDHRALDGARGAQFLGALADLIEEPLTLLV; via the coding sequence ATGCCGACCAACGTCATCATGCCCGCGCTGGAGCTGGCGCAAGAGACCGGCAAGGTCCTGCGCTGGATGAAGGCGCCCGGGGACACGGTACGCAAGGGCGAGCCGATCGTGGAGATCGAGACCGACAAGGTCACGGTCGAGATCGAGGCGCCGGCCACCGGCATCCTCCGCGACGTCACCGCCCGGGAGGGCGACATCGTCCCGGTCGGCCACACCATCGCCATCATCGCCGCCCCCACCGACTCCGCCGCCCCCTCCTCCCTCTCTCCTCCAGGAAGCGCCCCCTCCTCCCTCTCCCCTCAGGGGAGTGCAATCTCCTCCCTCTCCCCTCAGGGGAGAGGGCAGGGTGAGGGGCCCAGTGGTCAGGGGTCCGATGGCCGCGTCAAGGCCTCCCCCCTCGCGCGAAAAGTCGCGGAAGAGCACGGCGTCGACCTCGCGCGCATCAAGACCGCCACCGGCAAGATCGAGAAGGCCGACGTGATCGCCTACGTGGAGGGCCAGAAGGCCGTGGCGACCGCGGGCAACGGGCGCGGCGGACGCCTGGTCGCGGCGTCGCCGAAGGCGCGCCGGCTCGCCGCGGAGCGTGGGATCGATCTCCGCGGGCTCACGGGATCGGGGCCGGGCGGGGCGGTGATCGCGGTGGATGTGCCCCTCACCCTGCCCTCTCCCCAGGGGGGAGAGGGTGTGGCGGAGCGCGTACGGGTGGCTCCTCAGGTGGCGGCGGGCGAGCGGGTGGGGACGGTGTGGCGGATCATGGCCGAGCGGATGACCGCGTCGTGGACCAGCGCGCCGCACTTCTACCTGGTCCGCGAGGTCAACGTCGCGCGGCTGCGATCCTGGCTCGAGACGGCGCGCAAGCAGACCGGCGCGCGCATCACGTACACCGACCTGCTCGTCAAGCTGGTGGGAGCGACGCTCGCCCAGCATCCGCGCGTCAACGTCTCGTGGAAGGACGGCGCGCTCGAACGCCACGCCGAGATCAACGTCGGCCTCGCGGTCGCCCTCGAGGACGGCCTCGTGGTGCCGGTGATCCATCGCGCCGACACGCTCGGGCTGCAGGACATCGCGGCGCGGCGCGAGGAGCTGGTCACCCGCGCCCAGGCCGGCAAGCTGCGGCCCGCCGATATACAGGGCGGCGTGTTCACGATCAGCAACCTCGGCATGTACGGCGTGGACGCGTTCAGCGCGATCGTCAATCCGCCGCAGGCCGCGATCCTCGCGGTCGGCCGCATCGCGGACCGGGTGGTCCCGGTCAACGGGCAGCCCGCGGTGCAGCCGACCATGGTGCTGACCCTGTCCTGCGACCATCGCGCCCTCGACGGCGCCCGCGGCGCTCAGTTCCTGGGCGCGCTCGCGGATCTGATCGAGGAGCCGCTCACTCTCCTCGTGTGA